The region TTCATCCTCATACTCACTGTCTATACAGCATGTTTTTATGTTTTCCATTTTATATCCTCTTAACTTAACTTCTTTTAACATCTATTCTTTTACTTAATTTCATTTAACATCAATTCTTTTGCGTAACTTAACTAATTTTCTACCATTACTCTAATTCCGCTAATCCTTCTTTTTCTTACTAATGAACGAAAAATCATCGTCTTTATAATAAAATAAAAGCAATATTGCAAACAAGATTGTAGAACATGTGATATAGATGTCTGCAACATTAAATACTGGAAAATCGATTAACTCAAAATAGATAAAATCAATGACATGACCATATAAAATTCGATCAATTAAATTATTACCAGCAGCACCGGCAGCAATAAATACTAAGATATAACGTATTGCATTATATTTTTTAGTTCTTGGTAATTTAAAAAATAAAAATGCCATAACGATGACAGCTACTACAGTAATAAAAGTTAAAAGGTAGGCTCTGCCACTAAAGATCCCCCAAGCTGCTCCATCATTCTCGTGATAGATTAACCTAAGGGTTTTTGGTATTATAACAAGCGAATCTCCATCCGCAAATTGTGACTTTGCAAAATATTTTGTTATCTGATCAAGGATAAGCAGTATCACAAACAAAATACCGTACTTAATGTAAGACTTTTTCGATAATAAATTCTCCTGTTCCATCCTAAGTTACCTTTCTTCCATAATGAACTCAATTGCCCTAATAAGCTCTTTCTTCGTTATTGTTGTATCAATGAATGCCTCTCCAATGCTACGTAATAGTATAAATTTTATTTGACCTGCATCCATTTTTTTATCACGGCTTAATGCTTCTAAAATATTTGCTATCTCTAATTTTTGCACTCTGATTGGTAGTTTGAATGCCTCTATAGTGGATAAGATATCCTCATGTTCTTCTTTCGTTAAGTATCCTCTTTCATAGGAAAGAAAGATTGCTGCAGACATACCAATTGCCACACATTCTCCATGTAATAAGGTAAATTCCATCCATTTTTCAACTGCATGTCCAATGGTGTGTCCAAAGTTAAGCCATGCTCTTTCGTTATGTTCATGAGGATCAATTTCTACCACTGCACGTTTTATCTCGCAGCTTCGACCAACCATTTTTCGTAGTACCGCGATGTCTTTTGCTACAATTGCATCCTTATTATCTTTTAGCCATTCATAGTAAGCCTTATCCTGAATTAATCCATGCTTTATTATCTCTCCCATACCTGAAAGAAAAATTCGCTCCTCTAATGTTTTAAGGCATTCTAAATTCATATAAACACAGGAAGGCATATGAAATGCTCCTACCATATTCTTATAGGCTTTAAAATCAACTCCAGTTTTTCCTCCAATACTGGAATCAACCATTGCCAAAAGAGAAGTAGGTACCTGTAAGAACCTTATTCCTCTTAGATAAGTTGCTGCAGTATAACCAGTCAAATCTCCTACTACACCACCGCCAAGTGCTAATAAAACATCATTGCGGTCAAAACTCTCTCTGATTAAATACTCATATAAATTCTGTACAGTCTCAAGATTCTTATTGTCCTCACCTGCTGGGAAAACAAAGGATACCACCTTACCAGGAACCCCAAGTAAAAGCTCCTCTAATTGTTTAAGATAATAAAGACCGACATTACTGTCTGTAACGATACATATTTTTCTATTTTTTAACTCAAAAGCATTGATTTCTTCTATTAAGTCCTGAAAAGACTCTTTTAGAACAATATCATAGCAAGGTTTCTCATCATACTTTACTTCCAATCGATCGTACAAATCAAGCATGGCAAATTTCCTCCTTAATCTTCGTCATCCTCTAGATTAATAAAGGAAAACTCATCCTGTTGCTCCGCCACTGGTTCTGTATTAGAGAATGTACTTTTCATTAATTCATTATATTCTTCTAATGTGATTTCTTCACTTGCCGCACTGACCTGCTCTAAAGCATCCATATATTCTTTCTCTGTAACCTGATATTGCTTCTTTTCATGTTTATTATTATTAAAATTGTGATTTTTATTATTCATGACAGACGAATTAGCTTGCCAATTCGTCTTGTTTTGATTCTTATTATTGGAATGATGATTCTTATTATTTATATGTTGATTTTTATTTCCAACTCTTTCATCATATTTATTATTCTTATTTCCGACTGGAGGCATTTGATTCTTGCCCACATTATTTTCTGTAAGTGCTGTTCTTCCTGCCTCATTAAAATTATCATTCTCAGCCTTTGTAACATTCTCATCCTTTTCATTTAGAGTTACAAAGGTTTCAATTTTAGCAATACTGATATCAAAACAATTGCTTTGTAATAATTCTATTTGAGCTGCTGCTAAATTTTTAAATTGCAATTTATATTTTTCATACTGTTGCAATAGCCCAATTGTTTGAGCATGTAAGTGTTCCAATTCATTCTTAGCGTCAGCAACAATAATCTGTGCTCTCGTCATAGCCTCATTTTCAATATTTTTTGCAGTAACAAGTGCCTGCGCTTTTGTATCTTCTGCTGTTTTTTCTGCTAAAACTAAAGCTTTTTGTAATGTTTTTTCTATTGTTTTGTAGTATTGAATTCCTTCTGTTAAGACTGAAATCTTATCTTTCATCTCCATATTTTCACGGTATATCTGCTCATAACTTAACAATACCTCGCGTAAGAAGGAATCCACATCCTTCTTATCATACCCAAGTCCACCGGATTTGAAAGTTTTACTTTGTATTTCTATTGGTGTAATCATATCCTATTCCTCCTATTGGTATATAGATAATGTTGCGTATATCCTGCCCTTTTTAGAGATACCACCCTGTTCCTTAAACTTAAATTTACCATATCCTCGTACAGAAACAATATCATCAGGTTTTAACATATAACTATTGGAAGTGACTAATCTTGCATTGACAAATACCTTTTCACCAGCAATTAAACCAGTAATGCTGCTTCTTGAAGTGTGAAAAGCAAGTGCAATAAGGGAATCCAAACGAAAAGAAGCAACACTACCGGTTACTTCTCTAAAGGATATTGTAGCTTGCACTTCATCTGGTTTTATCATTTCAACACGAACGACATTGTGTCTTACTTTGCTAAGGCTAGTAGTAATAAAATCACTTAGCAGAGAATCACAATAACAATAAGCCTCTTTTCCCCTCACTAAGATGTCACCAAGTTTCGAACGTTCAATACCTACGTTAAGAATAGCCCCCAAATAATCTCTGTGATCGAGCTCTCCTGCAAATTTTTCACTTGCTGGATAGATTCTAAGGCATTGAATTGGATAGTCGTTTTTATCCTCTGTTTGCAACATGATATTTCCATGTTCTTTTACCATATCTCCATGAAAACAAATACGAACCCTTTCTGCACCCTCATATCCACCATACATCGAGTAAGCTAGCAAAGGTAATTCTTTCTCCATACTATGAAATATACTGATTTCATTTATATTTAAGAAATCAGTATATACACATATCTCCTTATGATAAGCACTTTTCGCTGATTCTAATATAATCTTACGAAAAAGAAACTCTTCTTTCTCTAAATTCATGTAAATCTCCATTCCATTATGCACTGATTAACTGTTGTAAATACGACAATATAAGAAAAGCTATAATCGGCGATAAATCTGAAATAGCAGTAAAAAAACTGGAATGACTTAATAGAATTTTTACCGGATTTAAGATTGGGTCTAATACAAATTTCAGCGGTTTCTTTATAAATGAAATTAAGAACATATCAACGAAAATCTGTATCAATAAAAAGACCTGTAGAATACTAAAAAATATTGAAAAGGACTTCGTCAATAATAAATATATAGGCATCATTCTAAAAATCCTTATTAAGTGTCGGAACTTCGAAACCATTTTGACGAATCAAATCTAGATAATCGCCTGAAATATCTACAGAATCCGGTGATATAATAAAAATATAACTTGAAATCTGATGTAATTTTCCATTTAAAGAATAAACTGCTCCTGAAATAAAATCCATCACACGCTGAGCAAGATCCACATCAAATCCTTCTAAGTTGATAACCGCTGCACGTCCCGATAATAACATATCACAGATATCCTGCGAATCTTCAAAACTAGTAGGTTTCATTATACACACTTCTAAGCCCTTTTGAGGATTTCTGATAGGAACCACCTTACTAACATTGGTCTTTTCCATCCGCTGAGAACGTTCTTTTCTTAAATCTGCAAAGTCTGATGATCCGGAAGCTGCGGAAAGTTTTGATGAACTACTTGTTGGTGCTTCTTCAGAGAATGCAGGTCTTTGTGACGGAAATGTTCTTTTTTCCTGCTTTACAGCTTGTCTCTGCTCTTGCCTTTCTGTCTTCCTGCGTTCTTTTTCCTCTAGTTCACTTACGTAATCATCATAATCATCTAAATCTTCATCATCTGTCAACTTTAAGGAATCCAGAATATTTTTAAATAAATTTGCCATAGCACAATCTCCTAATCTTATTTATTCGCTATAATTGCGCTCCCCAAAGATACCGGTTCCCACGCGAACCATAGTAGAGCCTTCTTCTATTGCTACCTCATAGTCGCCGGTCATTCCCATCGAAAGTATTTTCATAGATACATTATCAATGTTTTTTTCATTGATGTCAACATATAATTGGTGCATTTTATTAAAATAGGTTCTATTTTCCTCGGCATTTTCTGTAAAAGGCGCCACTGTCATTAAGCCTTTGACACAAATCGAGGACAAGCTTGCAATCTCACGAATTAGTGTCTCTACCGCGCTTGGTTTGACACCAAATTTCGATTCTTCGTCAGCAATATTAATCTCAACCAATATATCGACCAGGACCCCTTTTTTCTTAGCCTCAATATCAATCTGCTCTGCTAAGCGAAAGGAATCCACAGAATGAATTAGCTTCACTTTATCTACAATATATTTCACTTTATTTCTCTGTAAATGACCTATCATATGCCAATTTATCTCAGGAGACAAATTAGAATCATAAGAAGAATTGTCTAACTGCGTTATGGATATTGGTGCCGAGGACGACTCAGGTACAAATTTTTCACACTTATCACATAACTCCTGGACTTTATTTTCTCCAAATTCTCTTAATCCAGCATGATAAGCTTCCATTAACATCTCAAATGGTTTTGTCTTACTAACTGCAATTAATGTAACTTCCTCTTTTGATCGATTACTCCGCTTACATGCCGCTTCGATCTTTTGTAATACATTTGTTATATTGTCTTGTATCATAGAAGCCTCCATTCTATCTTACTTTTTATCTTGCATCATAGAAGCCTCTAACCATCGAAAAATCCGCAAGCTTTAATAAATTACAGCAGATTCTATTACCTTAGTTGCATCTAGTGCGATATGGTCATATACAGACAGTCCTCGCTTCGTACCTTTTTTAACAATTACGTACTCGTCGTTTTCAGACAATCGTTCAATACGTCTAAAAACAGCATACCCCTTGTTGACGTTATAAACACCTTCCAGTTTCCCTCTAAGACTGATTCGGAATCTATCTGTAGTTTTGTCCGATAGAATAAAATCGTTTTCTCCAAAGGTTTCTTTATCAACATAACCATAAGTTTCATCTTCATAGTATATTTCGCAAGCTGTAAACCTTGGTTCTAATGCTTTTGTTGTTTCATTATATACTTCACGAACTAAGCCAAGCTCTCCAGAGTCACCACCATTGGTAAAATACTCAATTGGTATCATATAAAATTCCTTCTCTGTAATCGCTGATTTTGGTATTTTTAATCCTGACTCTTTTTTTAACTGTATCTCTATCTCTAGAAATCTTTCCCTTAAATATCTTGTAACATACTTATCTAACGCAATATTTAGAAACCATGATTCCCCTTTTTTTTCAACTGTAAATGGTGCTCTCACTTGAAATTGATCTAGAGTTATCGTAAAAGTAATCATTGTTCTATCTTGTAATTGATTTGCTAATTCTGCAGAAATAGGTGCAACGATGTTCCAATGATCCTCATTCAGCAGTTTATATACATTTTGGCTATTTTCAATGATTTCTCCAGTACGCAAATTCTTTCTTTCATATTGTTCCATGTTAAATGTTGCTTCTGCTACATTGTCTGGCAATAACCCATCAAGAGTATCAGAATAATAAGAAATAATTCCAGCTTCCCCGGCTTTCACAACACCAAAGTTTGAACTTAAACCAGTACTGTTAATAATCTCCTGCATATTAGAAAGTAAATTAACATCCAAAATATTACGAATACTAGCTGATATCTCATCTCTGAAATTATAAACATCCGAGTAATTGCTATCTTGATACGTATATTGGAATTTTGCTATATCTTTACGTATACTGGCTGCGTCCATCTTGGAAAATTTTATTCCGCCTGTTGTATCCGTTAGTTTTTCGTAAATCTTCTTACTTTCATCTATAGAATAGATCGTAGAATCCTTCGCAACCCTTGCACCTTCACGAAAGTAGTAATTCACATAACCAGATCGATCTGTTGTAATCATTTTCTCTTCTCTAGTTATCACACCTTGTACAATATTCTCCTGAGAAAGTGGTTGTTCTGAAACTTCAAAAATCGAAATCTGAGGTTTCGATAAATATAAATACACATTTAACCCTGTATAAATTAAGATTATTATGAAAATGATAACACCTATATTAATCGATCTTCTTTTTTTAAATTTGACTACCTTTGAATTCTCCTGCATAATAACCTCTTTTATTTTTCTATTTGTTTCCACTGGTTATTTGCATAAAAAACCATGGATTGTTTACACTACCATTAACTAGAACACATAGGAGGTGTAAAATATGAAAGTTATTGATTATATTGCTCTAGTTCTTGTTATTATCGGTGCAATCAACTGGGGATTAATTGGATTTTTCCAGTTTGATTTAGTACGATTCATATTTGGTAATATGACCATTTTAGCTCGCACCATATATGCATTAGTTGGTATATCCGGCTTATATGCTTTAAGCTATTTTGGTAGATTAAAAAATGACGATATGTAATCATGTTACAAAGTGAGGAGCTTAACTCCTCATACATTACGAATAAGTGCTTTCGTAATATGTTGCACTAATTAACAAAACAGTCATAATGACTGGACAGTTTAACGACTGGACAGTCATTATACTGGCTAGTAAAAAGAATATTTCATAAAGGAAGCGGTTTTACACTAATCTACGGAGTATTGATTCCGTAATTGAAGTGCAAAACCGCTTTCTTGGAAACTAAAATGGCGAAGCCGCTTTAGTTTTATTATCTTAAAGAGCTACAATCACGTTCTGTTTCTTAGTATCAGGCAAATCGTTTTCATTAATGGAGATACTGATGATAAAGTCAACTTGGAATTTTGTTGATATCATCTCTATCTTATCAAGTACATCGCTTATATCTTCTTGGCATGTACATGCAATTTTCATAAAACTGTCAAGATAAATTTTTTGCAGGTCATGATTAGCTGCTATCAGTCCACACACAAATCCTATAAATTCTTTCGGAGTTTCAATACAATAATCTTTTACGTTAATCAAACGTATTTTATTATTGAGTTCATACATAATCTTATTGCTCTTATCAAGATAAAAAACATTCCCTTTCACGGCCCCAATTTCTGAGTTTGCCTTATCAATTAGAATTTTTGTCTTACCTTTACCTTTTGCACCTACAATAATCTGTATCATCGCAATCTCCTCCTTTACATTATAAACGATTTCTTGCTTACTCATATTATAGTATAACCGAATTGAAAAAACAATCCTATTTTGCTTAAGAATTCCATTTTTTCATTTTTAATTATCAGACAACTAATGTCGAACAAAGGAGGAAATAACTTATTCCATCTCTAAAAGGTGAGCATGTTGATTATATAAACTCGTTTTCCCAGCAGCTTTAAAAACTGCACTAATATACGCTTTTCCATCCGCTGAGTTACTGTAAAGAATCAAACAATCTCCCGCATCACCGGTACTTCCAGTCTTTCCACCAAACACTGTAACTCCTTCCGGAGTCTCTTTCGTACCAAGTAAAAACATATTTGTTGTTTCATAAGATTTTCTTCGAAGCTTTCCGTCCTTATCTGTAATGGAAGCCTCATAGTTTATCTGCTTTATAATCGGAACAAATTTCTCATATTTTAAACATTCTTTAAAGATTAAGTACATATCATATGCTGTTGTATAATGATTCGGGTCATGTAGCCCATGAGGATTTGTAAAATGCGTATTGGTTGCTCCAATATTAGCAGCTTCCTCATTCATCTTTTTTACAAACTCCTCTACAGAACCATACATATGCTCTGCAATAGCGACTGCTGCATCATTTCCAGAGTAGACTAATAAACAATTCAGAAGAGTTTCCATTGAAACTACGTCACCAGCTTTAAAATTACATAGTTTGGCGCCATAAGTAGTAACCCCTGCATTGTCCTTTTCTATCGTAACACTATCCTTTAGATCACCATACTTAAGTACAATGAGTGCTGTCAATAATTTCGTTGTACTTGCTGGATAGATTCTATCATATACATTTTTCGCAAACAATACTTGATGATCTGTGTCATCAATCATAAATGCTGCTATTGCTGGAATCGCCGGATCTTCCATGTGGTTTTGACTTTCATCCACAACACTGTAATCTTTTGTTAGAAAATCTCCAGCTACAGCATCTACATAAGTTCCGATACTTTCAATCATTTTACCATCGGTACCGGAATATAGCATTAATACATCTGATTGTTTCGAACAGCCCGTAAGTAGCAAACTGATACTTAAAACTAACACAACTACTTTCTTCAATTTGAACTCCAATCTGCCAATTCTATACGTTGTATTTTGACTATCATTTTCCCTTGAATAAATCACGCCAATCCAAATCCCCACGATCCAAAGCTTTAATCAAAAGTTCTGCTGTAGCTAGGTTGGTCGCAAGTGGAATATTATGTGTGTCACAAAGATGGACAACTGTCATAATATCTGGTTCGTGTGATTTTGGAGTTAAAGGATCACGTAAAAAGATAACCATATCGATTTCATTATGCTCTATTTGAGCACCCATCTGCTGTTCGCCACCTAGATGACCTGCTAAATATTTATGAACATTTAAATTTGTTACCTCTTCAATTAATCTACCTGTGGTTCCCGTCGCATATAACTGATGCTTTGACAAAATACCACGGTACGCAATACAGAAGTTCTGCATCAATTTCTTTTTCGCATCATGTGCTATCATTCCAATATTCACGTTCCTACCTCCTCTTTTATGCTATAGTGATAATGTCTCCTTTTGTGGTAACATCCTTTTATTTTGAAGACTTACATTCAATAATACGCCTAACATCAACATATTTCCCAATAAAGCACTTAAACCCGAACTGACAAATGGTAACGGAATACCAGTATTCGGTAATAATGAAGTTACAACTCCAATATTAACAAAAAGCTGAAACATCGTCAATGATGCTATACCAGAAGCAATTAACATTCCCATAAAATCTTTCGCCATTCGAGCAATTTTCAATGCTTTATAGATGAAAATCATTAGCAATACTATGACTATCATGCTTCCAACAAAACCAAATGCTTCTGCAATCGCAGTGAAAATAAAGTCACTCTCAATAACTGGAACTTTACTAGCTTTAAGCGTAACCTCTGCATCAGTTAACCATTTACCCGAAATACCGCCTGCACGAATGCACTTAGCAGCATTTACCTGCTGATAAGCCAGCTGTGGAAATCGCTCTGGATGTAGCATAGCTAAGATTCGATCTCTTTGATAATCGTTTAGAATTACTTGGTACTCTTGCTGTACGTACCAAAAGAACGCGATAAAACTTGGTATACCAATTGCTAGAGTTGGCAAAATTATCTTGTAGCTAAGCCCTGCCATATAAAACATACATAAAAATGTTGCAAACAATACAATACTTACTGATAAATCCGGCTGGATAAAAATTAAGCTAATCGGTATTACCATTAGAATTAATGCCAGAAAAATGATCGATGCTTTATTAATTTGCCGCCTAACGATGTCAAAAAACTTTGCTAAGAATATGATCATTATAATTCTGGTTAGCTCAGAAGGCTGTACTTCAGTGGAGCCAATTAAAATCCATCTTTGCGCCAAATAATGTGATTTACCAAGTGGAGTAAATTTTGTGATTACAAGTAAAGCTATATTAATAAAATAAAGCGGAATAAAAAACTTGGCAACAAAGTGGTAGTCTATAAGTGAGACAACCACCGCAACAATTAAACCAACTGCGTAGCCAATGATTTGCTTTTCAAACTGTCTTTCATTCGCATCTTGTAAACGTCTGATCAACACCATACCAATAACACCAAGTATCGATATGATAGCTAGCATTGATACCTGATAATGCTTTAGATCATATTCCTCAAAATTAAAAATAGATTTGAACAAAGTTTTAAACATGAATTAATTTCCTTACTTACTGTGCTTTAGGTCTTTGATCGGAATATTGGCAAATAACGCTGGTACATTTCCGTTATTGCCTTCTGATTCCGTCTGAGTTATTTTGATATCTAGACCTTCTTGGTCTATTACTATATATTTTGATATCACAGCGATAATATCGTTTTTAATCTGTTCCATGATTTCAGGAGAACAACCAGCGCGATCCGACACTAAGACAAGTTTTAACCTGTCCTTCGCGACACTTCCCGATGCTTTCTTTTTAAAAAAATCCATTAAAGCCATTAGACTATCCTCCTTAGTTTTTCTTAAACAGTTTACTAAAGAACCCCTGCTTGGAATTTAAGTCAAGATATGGTACCTCTTCTCCTGTAATACGGCGGCAAATATTCATATATGCCTTACCTGCCATAGAATCGGAACCAACCAAAGGCTCTCCCTGATTTGTTGAAATGACAATATTTTCATCATCTGGGACAACACCAATCAAATTGATAGCTAAAATCTCCACAACATCTTCACTTGACATCATGTCTCCTCGTTTTACCATATCCATACGAAGACGGTTTACGATGAGCTCTGTTTTCTTCATCTCATTTGCTTCCAACAACCCAATGATTCTGTCTGCATCACGTACAGCAGAAACCTCTGGAGTTGTGACTACTAATGCTCTGTCAGCGCCAGCGATGGCATTTTGAAATCCTTGCTCAATACCAGCAGGACAGTCCATTAATATGTAATCAAATTCTCCACGTAATTCATCGGATAGCTTTCTCATCTGTTCCGGTGTTACTGAGGATTTATCTCTTGTTTGTGCAGATGGTAATAAATAAAGATTAGGGTAACGCTTGTCCTTAATTAATGCTTGCTTTATACGACAATTGCCTTCTATTACATCGACTAAGTTATAAACAATACGATTCTCAAGTCCTAAAACTACATCTAAATTTCTTAACCCGATATCGGTGTCGATTAATACAACTTTTTTGTCAAGCTTTGCAAGTCCTGTTCCCACATTTGCTGTAGTTGTTGTTTTACCAACTCCACCCTTTCCGGATGTTACAACGATTACTTCTCCCATTTAAGATTCCTCCAGATATATGATTTAAAATTACATGCAACATAAGTTACATGTAGTAAGTAAAAACAAATTCCCCTATAAACGAATATCATTAAGGACTTTCTTATTCAAAGGTTCAATATAAATATTTCCTTCTTCTAAAAATGCAATCTTAGTTTCCTTCGCTTCCTCCTTCGATGGATGATCCGGTGCTCTCGCAATGATATCTGCAATTCTAATCTGTCCTGGATTCATATCTAAAGATAATACAAAAGCGTTTTCATTTCCTGTAGCACCAGCAAAAGCTGTCCCCTTTAAGGAACCTAGTACAATAATATTTCCTTTACTTACCACGCTGGCTCCAGGATTTACATCCCCGATAATAATAACACTTGTTTCAGTCTCTAACACTTGTCCTGATCTTAAGTTTCCCTTATAGAATTGCCCTGTGGCATTGGAAAGCTCTAAGAGCTTATCCTCCAATGCCTTGGCAAATACTTTATCTCTTTCCTCATCATTGTCTATTACACAAATTACGTGAAGATCTGAACTTATTGCAATTGCATCTAAGATTTCCCGTTCCTCAGTATCCGTTAACTTACGTCCTTCGAAACTAATGGCCATCTTCGCATTTCCTAAAAATTTTCTTGAGTCTTCAAATTTAACTTTGATATCCTCTAACAACTTAGAAAACTCTAATTCTTTATCGAGTACAACTACAATACCATGTTTATTTCCTTTAATAATGACTGAATTATTCATACAATCACCAATTATACTAAGCATAAACATTAACACTTTGCATATGCATTTATGCTTTGCATATCCTTTCTGGTCTATCCTAGTCAGACACCTTAATGTTAGTTGCGGAGCCTGCAGTAATATCTCCATTTAAGAGAGCTTCTTTATTCTCACCATTAAAATAATATCCCAGTACTTCGCGCGCCATCTTTGCAGCATTCGCAGAAGCATAACCATTCGGAATAATACAGGTAATACTGATTTCTGGATTCTCATATGGTGCATATCCTATAAATAGAGCATGGTTAGGTTTTGTTTTACTAACCTGCGCTGTGCCAGTTTTACCTG is a window of Lachnoclostridium phytofermentans ISDg DNA encoding:
- a CDS encoding FtsW/RodA/SpoVE family cell cycle protein, with translation MFKTLFKSIFNFEEYDLKHYQVSMLAIISILGVIGMVLIRRLQDANERQFEKQIIGYAVGLIVAVVVSLIDYHFVAKFFIPLYFINIALLVITKFTPLGKSHYLAQRWILIGSTEVQPSELTRIIMIIFLAKFFDIVRRQINKASIIFLALILMVIPISLIFIQPDLSVSIVLFATFLCMFYMAGLSYKIILPTLAIGIPSFIAFFWYVQQEYQVILNDYQRDRILAMLHPERFPQLAYQQVNAAKCIRAGGISGKWLTDAEVTLKASKVPVIESDFIFTAIAEAFGFVGSMIVIVLLMIFIYKALKIARMAKDFMGMLIASGIASLTMFQLFVNIGVVTSLLPNTGIPLPFVSSGLSALLGNMLMLGVLLNVSLQNKRMLPQKETLSL
- the minE gene encoding cell division topological specificity factor MinE, producing MALMDFFKKKASGSVAKDRLKLVLVSDRAGCSPEIMEQIKNDIIAVISKYIVIDQEGLDIKITQTESEGNNGNVPALFANIPIKDLKHSK
- the minD gene encoding septum site-determining protein MinD, with the protein product MGEVIVVTSGKGGVGKTTTTANVGTGLAKLDKKVVLIDTDIGLRNLDVVLGLENRIVYNLVDVIEGNCRIKQALIKDKRYPNLYLLPSAQTRDKSSVTPEQMRKLSDELRGEFDYILMDCPAGIEQGFQNAIAGADRALVVTTPEVSAVRDADRIIGLLEANEMKKTELIVNRLRMDMVKRGDMMSSEDVVEILAINLIGVVPDDENIVISTNQGEPLVGSDSMAGKAYMNICRRITGEEVPYLDLNSKQGFFSKLFKKN
- the minC gene encoding septum site-determining protein MinC; this translates as MNNSVIIKGNKHGIVVVLDKELEFSKLLEDIKVKFEDSRKFLGNAKMAISFEGRKLTDTEEREILDAIAISSDLHVICVIDNDEERDKVFAKALEDKLLELSNATGQFYKGNLRSGQVLETETSVIIIGDVNPGASVVSKGNIIVLGSLKGTAFAGATGNENAFVLSLDMNPGQIRIADIIARAPDHPSKEEAKETKIAFLEEGNIYIEPLNKKVLNDIRL